A stretch of the Hippocampus zosterae strain Florida chromosome 16, ASM2543408v3, whole genome shotgun sequence genome encodes the following:
- the LOC127588984 gene encoding protein NipSnap homolog 2-like translates to MAARVLHTAPRWLTSVKHSQQTLATSGPFRGTVRSLSGLQDSWFKSLFVRKVDPRKDAHSHLLAKKEDNNLYKIQFHNVKPECLEDYNQLCESVLPSVHADPEYPCELVGTWNTWYGEQDQAVHLWRYRGGYPALTQVMSKLRQNQMFADYRRERGKMLLSRRNQLLHEFSFWNEPVPRAGPNIYELRSYQLRPGTMIEWGNYWARAIEIRQQNQEAVGGFFSQIGSLYQVHHLWAYKDLQSRENIRNAAWQREGWDEVVYYTVPLIQHMESRVMIPLKSSPLK, encoded by the exons ATGGCGGCGCGAGTCCTTCACACGGCGCCCAGGTGGCTGACGAGCGTCAAACACTCGCAACAAACTCTCGCCACGAGCGGACCTTTTCGCGGTACCGTCAG GAGCTTGTCTGGGCTGCAGGACAGCTGGTTCAAGTCTCTGTTTGTGAGGAAGGTGGACCCGCGCAAGGACGCCCACTCGCACCTGCTGGCTAAGAAGGAAGACAACAACCTGTACAAGATCCAGT TTCACAACGTCAAGCCCGAGTGCCTGGAAGACTACAACCAACTCTG CGAGAGCGTGTTGCCTTCCGTCCACGCCGACCCGGAATACCCGTGCGAGCTCGTCGGAACGTGGAACACGTGGTACGGAGAACAGGACCAGGCAG TGCACCTGTGGCGATATCGAGGAGGTTACCCGGCCCTCACCCAAGTCATGAGCAAGCTCCGGCAGAACCAG ATGTTCGCCGACTACCGGCGGGAGCGCGGCAAGATGTTGCTGTCTCGCAGGAATCAGCTGCTGCACGAGTTCAGTTTCTGGAACGAGCCGGTCCCCCGCGCCGGGCCCAACATCTACGAGCTGCGATCGTACCAGCTCAGG CCCGGCACCATGATCGAGTGGGGCAACTACTG GGCGCGCGCCATCGAGATTCGCCAGCAGAACCAGGAAGCCGTGGGAGGATTTTTCTCCCAGATCGGAAGCTTGTACCAAGTTCACCACTTGTGGG CCTACAAGGATCTGCAGTCCAGGGAAAACATTCGAAACGCGGCCTGGCAGCGGGAAGGCTGGGACGAGGTGGTCTACTACACAG TGCCGCTCATTCAGCACATGGAGTCTCGAGTCATGATTCCCTTGAAGAGTTCGCCCTTGAAATGA
- the mrps17 gene encoding 28S ribosomal protein S17, mitochondrial has translation MSAKQASVHAKWIIGRVIGTKMTKTAKVRVTRLVLDPYLLKFYNRRKTYFAHDAQQQCTVGDVVLLKALVEPRSKHVKHELAQVVHKVGRGVDPLTGKRVAGVHFLEPPDELHAEAETLARKVQSLNITADASMSRDDGLKELP, from the exons ATGTCGGCCAAGCAGGCGTCCGTGCACGCCAAATGGATCATCGGCAGAGTTATCGGAACCAAAATGACCAAGACCGCCAAAGTGCGCGTCACCAGGCTCGTGCTGGACCCCTACCTGCTCAAG TTCTACAACAGGAGGAAGACCTACTTTGCGCACGACGCGCAGCAGCAGTGCACGGTGGGCGACGTGGTGCTGCTCAAGGCCCTGGTCGAGCCGCGTTCCAAACACGTCAAGCACGAGCTGGCCCAGGTGGTCCACAAGGTGGGTCGCGGCGTCGACCCGCTGACGGGCAAGCGGGTGGCCGGCGTCCACTTCCTGGAGCCGCCGGACGAGCTTCACGCCGAGGCCGAGACTTTGGCCCGCAAAGTCCAAAGCTTGAACATCACGGCCGACGCGTCCATGTCAAGGGACGATGGTTTGAAGGAGCTTCCCTAG